GGCGGGCGCCGGTGTGATCATCGGCTCGCAGGCGTTGGAATGTACCGCGCGGAATCGCGTCCAACGAGAAGGAGGACGCGCGTCGATGCCGGGCGATAACGACAGGCTGCTCGATCGGGACCGCTTGCGGCAGGCTGTGGTCGTGTCGTCCATCGGCGCTTTGCGTCTCGTCGCCGAGGATGACGAACTCGTCCGCATCGAATGGCTGCGGCGACCGGCCGATGGCCGAGCATCGCCGACATCGCCCGTGCTGCGGGAGGCGGGCGCTCAGCTCGCTGCCTATTTCGACGGCAGGCTGACCCGCTTCGATCTGCCCTTGCGGCCGCAGGGCTCCCGCTATCAGCGCATGGTCTGGGC
Above is a genomic segment from Geminicoccaceae bacterium SCSIO 64248 containing:
- a CDS encoding methylated-DNA--[protein]-cysteine S-methyltransferase, which translates into the protein MPGDNDRLLDRDRLRQAVVVSSIGALRLVAEDDELVRIEWLRRPADGRASPTSPVLREAGAQLAAYFDGRLTRFDLPLRPQGSRYQRMVWAFIHDIPHGDTLTYGEIGKLTGSFARTVARTCGENPLPIVIPCHRVLAANGKTGGYSGGEGVRTKHDLLRLERVWL